DNA from Bordetella genomosp. 13:
CGCGGCGCTGCGCACCATCGGCGACCTGATCGTCAGGCTGGCGGGACGCTAGAGCCTGCAGGTTCCCGGAACAGGTCCGGATTCCGCACTGAAGCAGCCCCGCAACGCCGGCGCAGCGCCTCAGGCGCATGCGGCAAGACGCGGATGCCCAATGCGCCCGCGGCATCGTCGCCCAGCTGGCGCCACCGCACGACAGCCCTTCCCTCACGAGCAGGCTTGGCAGGCCAGGACAGCCGCCAGCCGTGCCGGCACGCAGACCGTGCCATCGCGCGCCATTGCTCTCATCCGTTTCAGGACAAGACCCTCTGTCCACCGCGCCGCGCGTCGCGCCGTAACTACTGGCGACGTGGCCGCGCATGGAGCCGCCATCTGCCCCGGCGGCCTGTGCCCGCGCGTTCGCATCCGCCGCGCCCCATCGGGATTCCCAAAAGCCGCGCGGGCCAGGTCCCTTGAGGAACCTGGCCCGCGCGGTACTGCGACGGCCTGGGAGGGGGATGCTCCGATCAGCCCTGCGTCACCATCGGAGCACTGCCGTAACCCTGCAGCTGCGCAGCCGGGACCTCGATGACTTCGCCGGCGTTGATGCGGAACACCGCCACGGCCTCGGCCAGGCGCTGCGCCTGTTCCTGCAGCGAGCCCGCGGCAGCGGCAGCCTCTTCGACCAATGCCGCGTTCTGCTGCGTCACCTCGTCCATCTGTGACACCGCGCGGTTCACCTGGTCGATGCCGCTGGACTGCTCTTCGGACGCCGCCGAGATCTCGCCCATGATGTCCGTCACCCGCTTGACCGAGGCCACGATCTCCTGCATCGTCGCGCCAGCTCGTTCGACCTGCTGCGAGCCCGTGCCCACCTTGCTGACCGAATCCTCGATCAGCACCTTGATCTCCTTGGCCGCCTGCGCGCTGCGCTGCGCCAGCGAACGCACCTCGCCCGCCACCACCGCGAAGCCCTTGCCCTGCTCGCCCGCACGGGCGGCTTCCACCGCCGCGTTCAGCGCCAGGATGTTGGTCTGGAACGCAATGCCGTCGATGACCGACACGATCTCGGAAATCTTGCGCGAGCTGGCCGAGATGCCGTCCATGGTGTTCACCACCTCGGACACGGCCGCGCCGCCGCGCTCGGCGACCTGCGAGGCGCTGGCCGCCAGCTGGTTGGCCTGGCGCGCGTTGTCGGCATTCTGCTTCACCGTCGAGGCCAGCTCTTCCATCGAGGCCGCGGTTTCCTCCAGCGAGGCGGCCTGTTCTTCGGTACGGCTGGACAGGTCGGTGTTGCCGGCCGAGATCTCCTGGGCGCCGACGTTGATCTCGTCCACGCCGCGGCGCACCGCGCTGACCGTGCGCGTCAGGCTTTCCTGCATGCGCTTCAGGGCGCTGAACAGCTGGCCGATCTCGTTGTTGTTGCGCACCTCGACGCGGCTGGTCAGATCGCCGGCGGCGATCTTGTCGAAGTGCTGGCCGGCCTCGACCAGCGGACGCACCACCAGGCGACCGAACACGATGCGCGCCATGATCATCAGAATCAGCGCCAGCACCACGGCGGCAACTACGGCCATGATGGCGCGGTTGAAGCTGGTCCCAGCCTGTTCGACGGTCTGGTTCTGCGTGTCCTGGATGTAGTTGGTGAACTGGCCGATCGCTTCGATGAACGACGCGCTGCGCGGCGTGCCGTACTCGTTGTTGACCATGTAGAACGTCGAATAGTCCTCGCTGCGCAGGGCCTCGAGCATGGTGTCCACGCCGTCATCGATGTACGAGCGATAGCGGCGCACCAGGTTCATCGACAGCTGCCGGCCGGTCTCGTCCTCGAGCATGTTCTTCTGGAACTCGGCGAAGCGGTTGCGCACGCCGTTCAGCAGGTCGGTGGCTTCCTTCAGCGAGTCCTGCGCGGCCTGCGTGGAACCGCCATTGGCGGCGCCGCCGCCGCTGCCGGTGCCGCCGCTGCCCCAACCCGCTTCCTGCAGGTGGCGTGCCGACACCATCAACGCCACGCGAGCGCGCAGCATGTCGCTGTTGATGATCTCAACCTGCTTGCCGCGGTCGGTCAGCTGGGCGATCTGCTGCACCGACTGGTAGTTCTGCTGCAGGAAATAGGCGGCCATCAGGCCCATCGCGGCCACCAGGATCAAGAAGACGCCCATGACCCACATCAGCATGGTGCCGACGCGGGCGTCACGCAGCTTGAAGGAGCGCTTCTGCTTGGGCGCCCGCTTGCGCTTCTTGGCTTTGCCCGTTTGTTCGCCTGCTTCGAGATTGGTTTCCATAGCTCCCCCTGCTTCCAGGAAAATTCAAAAAGTGACCACTTTCCCCACGCTCGCCACAGCGACTGCAGGGAGAGTCCCTACCGGGCCCGCAACGGCCCGCACATACGACGCTTACTGCGTAGCCCCCGGCGGGATGACGATCCAGCCGGACTCGGGCTGCTCCGCCTGCGGCGCGACTGCGACGGGCGGAACCGGCGTCGGCTCCGGCCCCAACAGCTTCTGGCGCTCCCATGGCTCCAGCAGGATGTTGGTGCTGTCCACCAGCCGCATGAGACGCCCATCGGGACCGAACTGCAGCAAGGCTTCCTTGCGGCTGTACAGCCCTTCGGGCACGAACGTGATGTGAAAGCGCCACAGCGCCAGCGTGGTGCCGTCGCTCTGGGCGTATGTCTGGTCAGGAGGCGCGGCCAGCGTGCGGGCCGCCTGGGCGATGGTCGTCTGCCCCGGCGTCAGCATCGACAGCTTGCCGGGATCGAAGTTGTGTCCGGTGGCCGTGCAGCCGCCGAGCATCACCAATCCGGCCACGGCCAAGGTCTTCAGATATCGCATCGCTTGCCTCGTCTTGGGCGGTTGGTCCGCCGTCAAAAGGATTCCCAATCGTCGGCGGCCGGCGCACGGCGAGCCGCGGGTGTGGTAGCAGGCGCGGTTGCGGTTGCGGTTGCGGTTGCGGTTGCGGCGGGCGCCACGGCGGCCTTGGCGGCAACGGCTGGGCGCTCGCGGGCAGGCCTGCGGGCGCTGGCGGCGTCGGGCGCAGCCGGTTTGTCGAGATGCAGCGCCACACGAGCCGCCGGCCTGGACGCGGCGGGCGGCACGGATTCGGCTCGTGCTTCCGCGCGCGGCTTGGGCGCCGGCATGCGCGGAGCCTGGCGCTGCGCCAACTGCGCGGATACCTCGATGACCTCGCCCGCGTTGATCTTGAACACCGCCACCGCCTCGGCCAGGCGCTGCGCCTGTTCCTGCAGCGAGCCGGCGGCAGCGGCGGCCTGTTCGACCAATGCCGCGTTCTGCTGCGTCACCTCGTCCATTTGCGACACCGCGCGGTTCACCTGGTCGATGCCGCCGGATTGCTCTTCCGACGCCGCCGAGATCTCGCCCATGATGTCCGTAACGCGCTTGGCGGAGCTGACCATCTCCTGCATGGTGGCGCCGGCGCGTTCGACCTGCTGCGAACCCGTGTCCACCTTGCTGACCGAGTCCTCGATGAGCACCTTGATTTCCTTGGCCGCCTGGGCGCTGCGCTGCGCCAGCGAGCGCACTTCGCCCGCCACCACCGCGAAGCCCTTGCCCTGCTCGCCCGCACGGGCCGCTTCCACCGCCGCGTTCAGCGCCAGGATGTTGGTCTGGAACGCGATGCCGTCGATGACCGACACGATCTCGGAAATCTTGCGCGAACTGGCCGAGATGCCGTCCATCGTGTTGACCACTTCGGCCATCGCCTGGCCGCCGCGCTCGGCCACGCTGGAAGCCGTGGCCGCCAGCTGGTTGGCCTGGCGTGCGTTGTCGGCGTTCTGCTTCACCGTCGAAGCCAGTTCTTCCATCGAGGCCGCGGTTTCTTCCAGCGAGGCGGCCTGCTGCTCGGTCCGGCTGGACAGGTCGGTGTTGCCGGCCGATATCTCGCGGGCGCCGACGTTGATCTCGTCCACCCCGCGCCGCACGCTGCCCACGGTGCGCGTCAGGCTTTCCTGCATCCGCTTGAGCGCGGCGAACAATTGGCCAATCTCGTTGTTGTTGCGGACCTCGACGCGGCTGGTCAGGTCGCCGGCCGCGATCTTGTCGAAGTGCTGGCCGGCCTCGCGCAACGGGCGCAGCACACCTCGCGACATGAACACATAGGCGCCCACCGCCGCCAGCACGATCAATACGGCCATCACGACATAGAGGACGTTGACCAGCATCGCCTGGCGCTGATAATTCCGCAGCGTCTCCTCGCTCGTGCTGCGGATGTTCTCGGCGAAGGTGGTCAGCTGGGTGGACAGCCCCGCGCTGGCGGCGCCTGCCCTGCCGTTCTTCACGGCCGTGTACCGGGCGGCGTCCTTGGCCGCGAGCGCAGAGGCCATCTCGTTCAGCGCGCCGATATACGCCTGAAAGGCGGAGACCAGCTCGGACTCGCTTGCCTTGCCGACTTCCGTCACTTTCGGAATGGCGCGGAACTCTTCGATTTTCTTCTGCGCACCGGCGACCTGGTCCTGCAACATGCGCAGGCTCTGCGCGAAGCCGGCCTCGTCACCCGCCTGGTGCTGTCCCAGCGCGATGTCGCCGCGCACCACCGAACGCAGCGTCAGGACATACGCATCCTTCACCAGGTTATTCTGCCTGACGCTGAGGCTGTCCAACCGGTCGAGCGCGTTCCGCCCGTCCCGCGCGCCATCCCACCCCAGGCCGATGGAGGCCAGCGCCAGCAACGCCAGGCCCAGCACCACCGCAAGCAATCCGGTCTTTACTTTCAGGTTCGAGAACATAGAGGTGCGTGATCGAAATGGACCGACAGCCGGCGCACCGCGCCGGCGTCACGAAGCGTCAGAAGGTCAGAAAGATTCCCAGTCATCAGAGGCGGTCGCGGGCGGCGTCTTGCGCTTGGCGGGCGCGGTGGCCGGCGCCGCAGCGGCATCGGCATCAGGCTCGGGGCGACGGCGCGGCGGGCGACGCACGCTGGCGCCCTCGGCCGTGCCAGGCTCGACCACGCGTGCCGTGGCCGGCAGGCGCGGCGGCGCGGCCACAGGCTTCACCGGCTCGGCCACGGGCGCGGCAACCCGAGACGCCGGGGCCGGAACGCGCGGCACGCGGCCGCCGGCAAGCTGTGCCTGCGCCTCGATGACCTCGCCCGCATTGACCTTGAACACCGCCACGGCCTCGGCCAGGCGCTGCGCCTGTTCCTGCAGCGAGCCCGCGGCAGCGGCGGCCTCTTCGACCAGCGCCGCGTTCTGCTGCGTCACCTCGTCCATCTGCGACACCGCGCGGTTCACCTGGTCGATGCCGCTGGACTGCTCTTCGGACGCCGCCGAGATCTCGCCCATGATGTCCGTCACCCGCTTGACCGAGGCCACGATCTCCTGCATCGTCGCGCCCGCGCGTTCGACCTGCTGCGAGCCCGTGCCCACCTTGCTGACCGAATCCTCGATCAGCACCTTGATCTCCTTGGCCGCCTGCGCGCTGCGCTGCGCCAGCGAACGCACCTCGCCCGCCACCACCGCGAAGCCCTTGCCCTGCTCGCCGGCACGTGCCGCTTCCACTGCCGCGTTCAGCGCCAGGATGTTGGTCTGGAACGCAATGCCGTCGATGACCGACACGATCTCGGAGATCTTGCGCGAGCTGGCCGAGATGTCTTCCATCGTGCTGACGACCTCGGATACCGCCACGCCGCCGCGCTCGGCGACCTGCGAGGCGCTGGCCGCCAGCTGGTTGGCCTGGCGCGCGTTGTCGGCGTTCTGCTTCACCGTCGAGGCCAGCTCTTCCATCGAGGCCGCGGTTTCCTCCAGCGAGGCGGCCTGCTCTTCGGTACGGCTGGACAGGTCGGTGTTGCCCGAAGAGATCTCGCGCGAGCCCACGTTGATCTCGTCCACGCCATGGCGTACCGCGGTGACCGTGCGCGTCAGGCTTTCCTGCATGCGCTTGAGCGCGGCGAACAACTGGCCGATTTCGTTGTTGTTGCGGACCTCGACCCGATTGGTCAGGTCGCCGGCGGCGATCTTGTCGAAGTGCTGACCGGCCTCTTTCAGCGGACGCAGGACGTTGCGGCTGATGAAGAATCCACAGCCTACGCACACCACCAGCGACAGCAGGAACAGGACGACGGTGATCAGGCGCGACTGCTCGAAGTCCTCTCGTCCCAGCACGACCAGGTTGTCCGTCACCTGGTCGACATAGGCCAGGAACTCTCCCATGGTCCTTTCGAGCTCGGCCGAGCGTTGCACGGCGGTGGGCATCAGGTCGGCATACTCGCGCAGCGACTGCGAGCGCAGCGCATTGGCCTGCCGGCTGCTGGTGTCGAAATAACCGTTCAGCGCCGCCATCATCGGCTTGACGCGTTCGGCAACGTCGGGGGGCATCCCGGACTTGCCTAGCGATTCGAAGTCCTGGCGGCCCTTGGTCAGGGTTTGGTCGGCACGCTGAAGGGCGGTGTCGGCCTCGCCCTTGCGGCCGTCCTGCATGTGGATCATGGCCAGATTCAGATTCAGGCGCGAGCGCAGCAGGTTGGAATATGCCGCATACGCCGGCACGACTTGGTCAGAGTAGGCGTTGTTGACTCGGTCCAGCTTGTCGTTGCTGGCGGTAAACGACAGCAGCGACAGTCCGTTGGACACCACCATGAACAGGCAGAACAACCCCAACACGATGCCTATGCAGGTGCGGACCTTCAGATTGGAAAACATGACTTGCCTATCTATCAAAAAACGCGCTCCTTTAGCGGGAGCGCGTGAGAAATTACCTGCCGGCCAACCCCGTCCAGGGTTAGCGGTTCATGCTGAACAGGCTGGAACCCCGGATCAGCGTGTAAGCCTGTGCCGCCGCGCTCAGCGCGGTTTGCCGCATCACCAGCTCGCTGGTGACCTTGTAAGGATCGACGTCCTCCAGATCGGAGAGTTGCTTGCCGTATGACAGCCCTTTCTCGGTGCCCGTGGCTTCCAGTGCATCGAGTTCGTTCATCCGGGCGCCGACGGAGGCCTGGACGGTGAGAATGTTGTCGTAGCCCAGCGTGATCTGCTTGTTGGCCGAGGCCAGCTCGTTGATCAGGCGCGCATTGGCCACGGGATCGTTCGCGATCGGCTGTCCCAGCACGTCGATCAACTTGTTCAGGCCCTCGAACATGTCCATGTTCGAGGCTTTGGGCGTTTCGACCGTGAAGGTGTCTCCGTCCGCGGGCTCGCCCGAGATGCGCAGCGAGACGCCGTTCATGTCGATGGTGTCGCCCGACGTATAGGGCTGGGTCGGCATCACGGTGGTGGTGGGAGGAACGGTCGGATGCGTGACCGTCACCGTGTATTCCATGCCCCCGCCGGCCGCGGCGTTGAACTCGATTGAGAAATCGCTCTTCACGAAGTTCGTGGCGCTGGGAACGTCGTAGGACGCGACGCTGAACTTGCCCGTGCCCGCGTTGCCCAGGTCGGCGCGGGTGATGTAGGCCAGCGTGCCCGCCGCCGCCTTGCCGAAAATGTCGGTGCCGGTATCGCTGCTGGCCAGCTGACGGGTCTGGTCCACCTGGATCATGCGCTGGCCCTGGTCACCCTGGTAACTGACGTTGCCGGCGCCGTCCATGACGAACGGTTCGGTGCCGCCCTGGTAGCCCGAGAACAGGTATTGCCCGTTGCCATCGGTGGTGTTGCCCAGCCCGACCAGTTGATCGCGGGCGCTGGTCAGCGCCGCGGTCAGCGTCTGGCGATCGGCGTCGCTCATGGTGCCGTTACCGGCCTGGACGATTCGGGTCAGGATTTCCTGCACGGTCGTGCCGATGGACTTCAGGGCGTTGTCTTCGAGGCCCAGCGTGCGGTTTGCCGTGGCCCGGTTCGACTTGT
Protein-coding regions in this window:
- a CDS encoding methyl-accepting chemotaxis protein, whose amino-acid sequence is METNLEAGEQTGKAKKRKRAPKQKRSFKLRDARVGTMLMWVMGVFLILVAAMGLMAAYFLQQNYQSVQQIAQLTDRGKQVEIINSDMLRARVALMVSARHLQEAGWGSGGTGSGGGAANGGSTQAAQDSLKEATDLLNGVRNRFAEFQKNMLEDETGRQLSMNLVRRYRSYIDDGVDTMLEALRSEDYSTFYMVNNEYGTPRSASFIEAIGQFTNYIQDTQNQTVEQAGTSFNRAIMAVVAAVVLALILMIMARIVFGRLVVRPLVEAGQHFDKIAAGDLTSRVEVRNNNEIGQLFSALKRMQESLTRTVSAVRRGVDEINVGAQEISAGNTDLSSRTEEQAASLEETAASMEELASTVKQNADNARQANQLAASASQVAERGGAAVSEVVNTMDGISASSRKISEIVSVIDGIAFQTNILALNAAVEAARAGEQGKGFAVVAGEVRSLAQRSAQAAKEIKVLIEDSVSKVGTGSQQVERAGATMQEIVASVKRVTDIMGEISAASEEQSSGIDQVNRAVSQMDEVTQQNAALVEEAAAAAGSLQEQAQRLAEAVAVFRINAGEVIEVPAAQLQGYGSAPMVTQG
- a CDS encoding methyl-accepting chemotaxis protein; protein product: MFSNLKVKTGLLAVVLGLALLALASIGLGWDGARDGRNALDRLDSLSVRQNNLVKDAYVLTLRSVVRGDIALGQHQAGDEAGFAQSLRMLQDQVAGAQKKIEEFRAIPKVTEVGKASESELVSAFQAYIGALNEMASALAAKDAARYTAVKNGRAGAASAGLSTQLTTFAENIRSTSEETLRNYQRQAMLVNVLYVVMAVLIVLAAVGAYVFMSRGVLRPLREAGQHFDKIAAGDLTSRVEVRNNNEIGQLFAALKRMQESLTRTVGSVRRGVDEINVGAREISAGNTDLSSRTEQQAASLEETAASMEELASTVKQNADNARQANQLAATASSVAERGGQAMAEVVNTMDGISASSRKISEIVSVIDGIAFQTNILALNAAVEAARAGEQGKGFAVVAGEVRSLAQRSAQAAKEIKVLIEDSVSKVDTGSQQVERAGATMQEMVSSAKRVTDIMGEISAASEEQSGGIDQVNRAVSQMDEVTQQNAALVEQAAAAAGSLQEQAQRLAEAVAVFKINAGEVIEVSAQLAQRQAPRMPAPKPRAEARAESVPPAASRPAARVALHLDKPAAPDAASARRPARERPAVAAKAAVAPAATATATATATAPATTPAARRAPAADDWESF
- a CDS encoding methyl-accepting chemotaxis protein produces the protein MFSNLKVRTCIGIVLGLFCLFMVVSNGLSLLSFTASNDKLDRVNNAYSDQVVPAYAAYSNLLRSRLNLNLAMIHMQDGRKGEADTALQRADQTLTKGRQDFESLGKSGMPPDVAERVKPMMAALNGYFDTSSRQANALRSQSLREYADLMPTAVQRSAELERTMGEFLAYVDQVTDNLVVLGREDFEQSRLITVVLFLLSLVVCVGCGFFISRNVLRPLKEAGQHFDKIAAGDLTNRVEVRNNNEIGQLFAALKRMQESLTRTVTAVRHGVDEINVGSREISSGNTDLSSRTEEQAASLEETAASMEELASTVKQNADNARQANQLAASASQVAERGGVAVSEVVSTMEDISASSRKISEIVSVIDGIAFQTNILALNAAVEAARAGEQGKGFAVVAGEVRSLAQRSAQAAKEIKVLIEDSVSKVGTGSQQVERAGATMQEIVASVKRVTDIMGEISAASEEQSSGIDQVNRAVSQMDEVTQQNAALVEEAAAAAGSLQEQAQRLAEAVAVFKVNAGEVIEAQAQLAGGRVPRVPAPASRVAAPVAEPVKPVAAPPRLPATARVVEPGTAEGASVRRPPRRRPEPDADAAAAPATAPAKRKTPPATASDDWESF
- the flgL gene encoding flagellar hook-associated protein FlgL produces the protein MRLSTSMMYQNGLNSLLDQQATLARLQEQLGTGRAFLSPADDPLAAALTVNITQTASMNETYKSNRATANRTLGLEDNALKSIGTTVQEILTRIVQAGNGTMSDADRQTLTAALTSARDQLVGLGNTTDGNGQYLFSGYQGGTEPFVMDGAGNVSYQGDQGQRMIQVDQTRQLASSDTGTDIFGKAAAGTLAYITRADLGNAGTGKFSVASYDVPSATNFVKSDFSIEFNAAAGGGMEYTVTVTHPTVPPTTTVMPTQPYTSGDTIDMNGVSLRISGEPADGDTFTVETPKASNMDMFEGLNKLIDVLGQPIANDPVANARLINELASANKQITLGYDNILTVQASVGARMNELDALEATGTEKGLSYGKQLSDLEDVDPYKVTSELVMRQTALSAAAQAYTLIRGSSLFSMNR